In Pyrus communis chromosome 1, drPyrComm1.1, whole genome shotgun sequence, the following are encoded in one genomic region:
- the LOC137734369 gene encoding copper transporter 5.1-like has product MMHMTFYWSRQVTLLFDSWKTDTWTSYSLTLLACLLVPAFYQYLENLRVRIKRAASSSSPKSESDAPIRTPLLAAKLGGAGGRFSAGPLAESVLFGVNSAIGYMIMLAIMSFNGGVFVAIVVGLAIGYLAFRSGDDEVAGAVVETDNPCACA; this is encoded by the coding sequence ATGATGCACATGACCTTCTACTGGAGCCGGCAGGTTACGCTCCTCTTCGACTCGTGGAAAACCGACACGTGGACGAGCTACTCGCTCACGCTGCTCGCCTGCCTCCTCGTCCCGGCCTTCTACCAGTACCTCGAGAACCTGCGGGTGCGGATCAAGCGCGCAGCCTCCTCGTCTTCCCCGAAATCGGAGTCCGACGCGCCGATCCGGACCCCGCTGCTCGCCGCCAAGCTGGGCGGCGCCGGAGGAAGGTTCTCGGCGGGGCCGCTGGCGGAGAGCGTGCTTTTCGGAGTCAACTCGGCGATCGGGTACATGATTATGCTGGCGATCATGTCGTTTAACGGCGGAGTGTTCGTGGCCATCGTTGTGGGGCTGGCGATTGGTTACTTGGCGTTTCGGAGTGGGGACGATGAGGTAGCGGGTGCGGTGGTGGAGACTGATAATCCGTGTGCGTGTGCTTAG
- the LOC137734354 gene encoding G-protein coupled receptor 1-like isoform X2 codes for MAATGLVAGGLTAYDREVLTAVNAGAASLSFAGSGFIVLCYVLFKELRKFSFKLVFYLALSDMICSFFSMVGDPSRGFFCYLHGYSTHFFYVASFLWTTTIAFTLHRTVVRHKTDVEDMEAMFHLYVWVVTVVRSIGNNHSHLGTWCWSQSGRAGKALHLVTFYMPLWGAILYNGFTYFQVISMLKNARRMAAGMSDRTYQSDSRAEMKALNRWGYYPLILIGSWAFSTINRIHDFIEPSHKIFWLSVLDVGTASLMGLFNSIAYGLNSSVRRAIYERLDLFWPDRLKRWFPNSSKFRNQQQESELVALTIEDEH; via the exons ATGGCGGCGACGGGGCTAGTCGCCGGAGGTCTGACAGCGTACGATCGCGAAGTCTTGACGGCAGTTAACGCCGGAGCGGCGAGCCTCTCGTTCGCCGGGTCGGGGTTCATCGTCCTCTGCTACGTTCTCTTCAAAGAGCTCCGCAAGTTCTCCTTCAAGCTCGTCTTCTACCTCGCGCTCTCC GATATGATTTGTAGCTTCTTCAGCATGGTTGG GGATCCATCCAGAGGATTTTTCTGTTACTTGCACGGCTACAGTACTCATTTCTTCTATGTAGCGTCTTTCTTATGGACTACCACGATCGCTTTTACACTCCACCGCACAGTTGTTAGAcacaaaactgatgttgaagatATGGAGGCAATGTTTCATTTGTATGTTTGGG TTGTGACAGTTGTGCGCTCTATTGGGAATAACCATAGCCACCTAGGTACATGGTGTTGGTCACAATCAGGGCGTGCTGGAAAG GCGCTTCACCTTGTAACATTTTATATGCCACTTTGGGGTGCAATTCTTTACAATGGTTTTACATATTTTCAAGTGATAAGCATGCTGAAGAATGCGAGACGT ATGGCAGCTGGCATGTCAGATCGGACTTACCAATCAGATTCTAGAGCAGAAATGAAG GCTTTGAACCGGTGGGGGTACTATCCGCTCATCCTAATAGGATCATGGGCCTTTAGCACAATCAACCGCATTCATGACTTTATTGAACCAAGTCATAAAATATTTTGGCTCTCTGTTCTTGATGTTGGGACAGCTTCACTCATG GGCCTGTTCAACTCCATAGCCTATGGCTTGAACTCCTCAGTACGACGGGCAATATATGAAAGATTGGATTT GTTCTGGCCAGACAGGCTTAAAAGATGGTTCCCCAACAGTTCAAAGTTTAGGAACCAACAGCAAGAGAGTGAACTAGTGGCGCTGACAATTGAAGATGAGCACTAG
- the LOC137734354 gene encoding G-protein coupled receptor 1-like isoform X1 gives MAATGLVAGGLTAYDREVLTAVNAGAASLSFAGSGFIVLCYVLFKELRKFSFKLVFYLALSDMICSFFSMVGDPSRGFFCYLHGYSTHFFYVASFLWTTTIAFTLHRTVVRHKTDVEDMEAMFHLYVWGTSLVVTVVRSIGNNHSHLGTWCWSQSGRAGKALHLVTFYMPLWGAILYNGFTYFQVISMLKNARRMAAGMSDRTYQSDSRAEMKALNRWGYYPLILIGSWAFSTINRIHDFIEPSHKIFWLSVLDVGTASLMGLFNSIAYGLNSSVRRAIYERLDLFWPDRLKRWFPNSSKFRNQQQESELVALTIEDEH, from the exons ATGGCGGCGACGGGGCTAGTCGCCGGAGGTCTGACAGCGTACGATCGCGAAGTCTTGACGGCAGTTAACGCCGGAGCGGCGAGCCTCTCGTTCGCCGGGTCGGGGTTCATCGTCCTCTGCTACGTTCTCTTCAAAGAGCTCCGCAAGTTCTCCTTCAAGCTCGTCTTCTACCTCGCGCTCTCC GATATGATTTGTAGCTTCTTCAGCATGGTTGG GGATCCATCCAGAGGATTTTTCTGTTACTTGCACGGCTACAGTACTCATTTCTTCTATGTAGCGTCTTTCTTATGGACTACCACGATCGCTTTTACACTCCACCGCACAGTTGTTAGAcacaaaactgatgttgaagatATGGAGGCAATGTTTCATTTGTATGTTTGGG GGACTTCATTAGTTGTGACAGTTGTGCGCTCTATTGGGAATAACCATAGCCACCTAGGTACATGGTGTTGGTCACAATCAGGGCGTGCTGGAAAG GCGCTTCACCTTGTAACATTTTATATGCCACTTTGGGGTGCAATTCTTTACAATGGTTTTACATATTTTCAAGTGATAAGCATGCTGAAGAATGCGAGACGT ATGGCAGCTGGCATGTCAGATCGGACTTACCAATCAGATTCTAGAGCAGAAATGAAG GCTTTGAACCGGTGGGGGTACTATCCGCTCATCCTAATAGGATCATGGGCCTTTAGCACAATCAACCGCATTCATGACTTTATTGAACCAAGTCATAAAATATTTTGGCTCTCTGTTCTTGATGTTGGGACAGCTTCACTCATG GGCCTGTTCAACTCCATAGCCTATGGCTTGAACTCCTCAGTACGACGGGCAATATATGAAAGATTGGATTT GTTCTGGCCAGACAGGCTTAAAAGATGGTTCCCCAACAGTTCAAAGTTTAGGAACCAACAGCAAGAGAGTGAACTAGTGGCGCTGACAATTGAAGATGAGCACTAG
- the LOC137745447 gene encoding disease resistance protein RGA2-like: protein MADGIISMLLDRLASTAYEYVDGEVKLVLNAKKDVEEFAGNLHAIQAVLEDAEQRQVKEASVRTWLDQLKDISFEMVDVLDEWNTDMLRQEVEKQEREGENVVPNKQKKKKVPLYVSRSCFCFRKAREVTFRHDIANKIKDLNGRLSAIDEQRKRYKFKHIERVIQELPDRRKTSSFVVVSEVFGRVKEKDILITKLLSDWKGLLIIPILGMGGMGKTTLAQLVYNDVKVKAYFEKRVWVCVSDPFDEVKIAKSISGDEDSRSNELDHVLQSMSRSIEGKRFLIVLDDVWSNDSEKWERLRAPLIQSGAHGSRILVTTRKHEVVDMMRATSDMINLGELSEEYCLSIFNHMAFSDRGVDESKAFEDISKKIVGKCKGLPLAAKALGSLMHNKRTRREWLNVLNSKIWDQEEVEQKVFKPLLLSYYDLAPSIKCCLLYCASFPKDYEFQRDELIDLWMAHDYLNSKENKDREVGEAFFDNLVARSFFQDLVKDSVSGKIRSCKMHDIVHDFVQSLTKNECLIIDVVGVGDEIEVMSKKARHLTLRLKYDEPLPPSNAYFKNLHTITILPSSFPKTMTVDSNFILQLKCLRTLNLSYVGISEVPDEIGELIHLRYIDLSCNDGLKTLPDSICELYNLYTLRLCYCAFKKLPDNMGRLISLKHLYVVGCFSLEYMPKGIRRLKKLKRMDECVVVCGEDENKAALQLGDLKVLNLEGSLNISLQGNVKDENELKKAQLWDLNQLFHLRITCRNVQYKQQARSTVEILNVLRPHENLESLDIFNHSGTTCPSWMMSLQNLRIICLFEWYNCEFLPPLGKLPYLEELTLWRMQKVKKIGGEFLGIVYQDYATSLKSSSSSSSFFPKLKRLIIYDMNALEEWEVGVEGWNKEDSEISIMPCLSFVAIVDCRRLKTLPDFLCKTPVQELIIQSCPNLSERCEQGSGEEWPKISHIPNIKILS, encoded by the coding sequence ATGGCAGACGGCATCATTTCCATGCTACTGGATCGGCTGGCTTCAACAGCGTATGAGTACGTTGACGGGGAGGTGAAACTTGTTTTGAATGCCAAGAAAGATGTTGAAGAATTTGCTGGCAATCTCCATGCTATTCAAGCCGTTCTCGAAGATGCGGAGCAAAGGCAAGTGAAGGAGGCCAGCGTGAGGACCTGGTTGGATCAGCTCAAAGACATATCCTTCGAGATGGTGGACGTGCTGGACGAGTGGAACACTGACATGCTAAGACAGGAGGTTGAGAAGCAAGAACGAGAAGGTGAAAATGTTGTTCCTAacaagcagaagaagaaaaaggtacCTCTCTATGTTTCCCGTAGTTGCTTTTGTTTTCGCAAAGCCAGAGAGGTAACTTTTCGCCATGACATTGCAAATAAGATAAAAGATTTGAATGGTAGGCTAAGTGCGATTGATGAGCAAAGAAAAAGGTATAAGTTTAAACACATAGAAAGAGTCATTCAAGAATTACCTGATCGACGGAAGACTTCGTCTTTTGTCGTCGTTTCAGAGGTATTTGGTCGAGTAAAGGAAAAAGACATTCTGATAACAAAGTTGTTGAGTGATTGGAAGGGGCTCCTTATCATCCCTATTCTAGGGATGGGAGGAATGGGGAAGACAACTTTGGCCCAACTAGTTTATAATGATGTCAAAGTTAAAGCCTATTTTGAAAAGAGAGTGTGGGTTTGTGTCTCAGACCCCTTTGATGAGGTTAAGATTGCCAAATCCATAAGTGGTGATGAAGACTCAAGGTCAAATGAGTTGGATCATGTCCTGCAATCCATGTCAAGATCCATCGAGGGCAAAAGGTTTCTCATTGTCCTAGATGATGTGTGGAGCAACGACAGTGAAAAGTGGGAACGCTTAAGGGCACCACTAATCCAAAGTGGTGCTCATGGCAGTAGAATTTTGGTGACCACGAGAAAGCATGAGGTTGTTGATATGATGAGAGCAACAAGTGACATGATTAATTTGGGAGAGCTAAGTGAAGAATATTGTTTGTCAATCTTCAATCACATGGCATTTTCTGATAGAGGAGTAGATGAGTCTAAGGCGTTTGAAGATATTAGTAAAAAAATTGTAGGAAAATGTAAAGGTTTGCCTCTTGCTGCAAAAGCTTTAGGCAGTCTCATGCACAACAAGAGAACAAGGAGGGAATGGCTAAATGTTTTAAATAGTAAGATATGGGATCAAGAAGAGGTGGAGCAAAAAGTTTTCAAACCGCTACTACTAAGTTATTATGATTTGGCCCCGTCAATTAAATGTTGCCTTTTATATTGTGCTAGTTTTCCTAAAGATTATGAGTTTCAGAGAGATGAATTGATTGATCTATGGATGGCACACGATTATCTTAATTCAAAAGAGAATAAAGATAGAGAAGTTGGAGAAGCATTTTTTGATAACTTAGTAGCACGGTCTTTTTTTCAAGATTTGGTGAAAGATAGTGTCAGTGGAAAAATTAGAAGTTGCAAGATGCATGATATTGTTCACGACTTTGTGCAATCTCTCACCAAGAATGAATGTTTGATTATCGATGTTGTGGGTGTTGGCGATGAAATAGAGGTTATGAGTAAAAAGGCTCGCCATTTAACCTTAAGATTGAAATATGATGAGCCACTCCCACCTTCTAATGCATATTTCAAAAATCTGCATACAATCACAATTCTTCCTTCATCCTTTCCTAAAACCATGACGGTAGACTccaattttattttgcaattgaaATGTCTTAGGACATTAAATTTGAGTTACGTTGGCATAAGTGAAGTCCCAGATGAAATTGGTGAATTGATACATTTGAGGTATATTGATTTGTCATGCAATGATGGTTTGAAAACATTGCCGGACAGTATCTGTGAGTTGTACAATTTGTATACCTTGCGCCTTTGTTACTGTGCTTTTAAAAAACTACCTGATAACATGGGAAGGTTGATTAGCTTAAAGCATCTTTATGTTGTTGGTTGTTTTTCGCTGGAGTACATGCCAAAAGGGATTCGTAGattaaagaaattgaaaagaatggATGAGTGTGTTGTGGTTTGTGGTGAGGATGAGAACAAAGCAGCATTACAATTGGGAGATCTGAAAGTCttgaaccttgagggcagtctCAACATAAGTTTGCAGGGGAATGTGAAAGATGAGAATGAGCTCAAGAAAGCACAGTTGTGGGACTTGAACCAACTCTTTCATCTGCGAATTACTTGTCGGAATGTCCAATACAAGCAGCAAGCAAGAAGCACTGTTGAAATACTGAATGTCTTACGACCGCACGAAAATCTGGAATCTTTAGACATTTTTAATCATTCGGGCACCACCTGCCCCAGTTGGATGATGTCTTTGCAAAACTTAAGAATCATCTGTCTATTTGAGTGGTATAATTGTGAGTTTTTGCCTCCTCTTGGGAAATTGCCATACCTTGAAGAACTGACTCTATGGAGAATGCAAAAGGTGAAAAAGATTGGTGGTGAGTTTTTGGGAATAGTCTACCAAGATTACGCAACGTCATtgaaatcatcatcatcatcatcctcatttTTCCCAAAGTTGAAACGACTCATAATTTACGACATGAATGCCTTGGAAGAGTGGGAAGTAGGCGTGGAAGGGTGGAACAAAGAGGATTCTGAAATTTCAATCATGCCATGCCTTTCCTTCGTAGCAATTGTGGATTGTCGACGCCTCAAAACACTGCCAGACTTCCTCTGCAAAACACCGGTGCAAGAGCTTATCATTCAGAGTTGTCCGAATCTTTCAGAGCGTTGTGAACAAGGCAGTGGAGAGGAGTGGCCCAAGATTTCTCACATCCCAAACATCAAAATCTTATCATAA
- the LOC137716261 gene encoding serine/threonine-protein kinase RIPK-like, producing the protein MTEKKILTWKCIIPGCYKSTTDPESRLQQPVLKQTPSLQQRLSISDISNDLSSALFADDLSNPLISLNLHVFSLAELGVVTRNFSWSSVIGEGGFGPVFKGFVGDKVRPGLKAQPVAVKLLDLDGLQGHKEWLAEIVFLGQLRHPNLVKLIGYCCEDEHRLLVYEYMAGGSLENQLFRSYSTPLSWSKRMKIAVGAAKGLAFLHEADHKPVIFRDFKTSNILLDSDYTAKLSDFGLAKDGPEGKDTHITTLIIGTQGYAAPEYIMTGCLTTKSDVYSFGVVLLELLTGKRCIDNTCPSREQKLVEWAKPRLKDPRKLDGIIDPMMEGQYSIRGARRAAALAYSCLSHNPKRRPRMSDVVVILEGLQDFDEGLVVRPFVYVAPNEEDGNSSIKSMITS; encoded by the exons ATGACTGAAAAGAAAATCCTCACATGGAAATGCATCATCCCAGGCTGTTACAAGAGCACTACAGATCCAGAGAGCCGCCTGCAGCAGCCAGTTCTTAAGCAAACCCCATCCCTGCAGCAGAGACTCTCCATCTCGGATATAAGCAATGATCTGAGCTCGGCTCTCTTTGCAGACGATCTCTCCAACCCCCTCATCAGCCTcaaccttcacgtgttttcgCTCGCGGAGCTTGGAGTTGtcacgagaaatttttcatggaGTAGTGTAATCGGGGAAGGTGGGTTTGGACCCGTGTTCAAAGGGTTTGTTGGTGACAAGGTTAGGCCTGGATTGAAGGCTCAGCCTGTGGCTGTCAAGCTGTTGGACTTGGATGGTTTGCAAGGCCACAAAGAATGGCTG GCAGAAATTGTATTTCTTGGGCAGCTGAGGCATCCAAATCTTGTGAAGCTGATTGGATATTGTTGTGAAGATGAGCACAGGCTCCTAGTTTATGAATACATGGCAGGAGGAAGCTTAGAAAATCAACTCTTCAGAA GTTATTCTACTCCTCTGTCGTGGTCGAAAAGAATGAAAATCGCCGTTGGGGCAGCGAAGGGTTTAGCGTTCCTCCATGAAGCAGATCACAAGCCTGTCATATTCCGAGATTTTAAGACTTCGAATATTCTGCTAGACTCT GATTATACAGCTAAACTTTCAGATTTCGGGTTAGCAAAGGACGGTCCAGAAGGAAAAGACACACATATAACTACACTTATAATAGGGACACAGGGATATGCAGCCCCTGAATACATCATGACAG GTTGCTTGACGACCAAGAGTGACGTCTATAGTTTTGGAGTTGTTCTGCTAGAGCTATTGACCGGTAAACGATGCATAGATAATACCTGCCCCAGTCGTGAACAGAAACTTGTGGAGTGGGCAAAACCTCGCTTGAAGGATCCGAGAAAGCTCGACGGGATTATAGACCCGATGATGGAGGGACAGTATTCGATCCGAGGGGCTCGAAGGGCGGCAGCATTGGCTTACAGTTGCTTGAGCCACAATCCAAAGCGAAGGCCTAGGATGAGTGATGTGGTTGTGATCTTAGAAGGTCTTCAGGACTTCGATGAAGGGTTAGTTGTTAGGCCATTTGTTTATGTAGCACCAAATGAGGAGGACGGTAATAGTAGCATCAAAAGCATGATAACAAGTTAG
- the LOC137719455 gene encoding uncharacterized protein encodes MLPFFLSPVSLYAIYVRRCFAGSGLSQQTLQLNNDQTTLHFWGPNPKLSNQTQNPEKPSLVLIHGFGPAAMWQWRNQVQFFSPHFNVYVPNLVFFGNSTTASPERTEVFQASSVAKMMEKVGVERFSVMGTSYGGFVAYHLARMWPERVEKVVIASSGVNMRRGDHEALLKRAKLEKIEDLMLPSTAAQLNKLLNLAMARRLDIIPDFFLSDIIQKLYSDKRKEKMELLKGLTLGREDTPNISPLPNKEVLIVWGEKDQIFPLEMATELKELLGPKTKLEVIKNTSHVPQVENPAQFNNIVKSYLCDS; translated from the exons ATGTTACCCTTCTTTCTCAGCCCCGTCTCCTTATACGCCATCTACGTCCGCCGTTGCTTTGCCGGCTCCGGCCTCTCCCAGCAAACCCTACAACTCAACAATGATCAAACCACACTCCACTTCTGGGGTCCCAACCCTAAACTTTCtaaccaaacccaaaaccccgaAAAACCTTCACTTGTTCTAATCCACGGCTTTGGCCCCGCCGCCATGTGGCAGTGGCGGAACCAAGTCCAGTTCTTCTCCCCCCACTTCAACGTCTACGTCCCCAACCTTGTCTTCTTCGGGAATTCCACCACCGCATCCCCAGAGCGAACCGAGGTCTTTCAGGCATCCTCGGTCGCCAAGATGATGGAGAAGGTCGGGGTGGAGAGGTTTAGTGTGATGGGGACGAGCTACGGCGGCTTTGTGGCGTACCACTTGGCGAGGATGTGGCCGGAGAGAGTGGAGAAGGTGGTGATTGCCAGCTCTGGGGTTAACATGAGGAGAGGAGATCACGAGGCGCTTTTGAAGAGGGCAAAGTTGGAAAAGATTGAAGATCTCATGTTGCCTTCCACGGCGGCTCAGCTCAACAAGTTACTCAACCTCGCCATGGCCCGGAGGCTCGACATCATTCCCGACTTTTTCTTAAGCGACATAATACAG AAATTGTACTCAgataagagaaaagaaaagatggaGCTTCTAAAGGGACTCACTCTTGGACGAGAAGACACACCAAACATATCTCCCCTTCCCAACAAG GAGGTGTTGATAGTGTGGGGAGAGAAAGACCAGATCTTTCCCTTGGAGATGGCTACTGAACTCAAGGA GCTTCTTGGACCGAAAACGAAATTGGAAGTGATAAAGAACACATCGCATGTACCCCAAGTTGAAAATCCCGCTCAATTTAACAACATTGTAAAAAGTTACTTGTGCGactcttga
- the LOC137739931 gene encoding guanine nucleotide-binding protein alpha-1 subunit-like, translating into MLSILIENMGLLCSRNKHYNEEDNEENAQTAEIERRIEQETKAEKHIQKLLLLGAGESGKSTIFKQIKLLFQTGFDESELKSYISVIHANAYQTIKVLYDGSKELAQNDRETFEISSENKGIGEKLSTIGSRLDYPRLTKELAQDIETLWKDAAIQETCARGNELQVPDCAHYFMENLQRLADPDYVPTKEDVLHARVRTTGVVEIQFSPVGENKRSGEVYRLFDVGGQRNERRKWIHLFEGVTAVIFCAALSEYDQTLFEDESKNRMMETKELFEWVLKQPCFEKTSFMLFLNKFDIFENKVLNAPLNACEWFKDYQPVSTGKQEIEHAYEYVKKKFEELYFQSTAPDRVDRVFKIYKTTALDQKLVKKTFKLVDETLRRRNLFEAGLL; encoded by the exons ATGCTGTCTATTTTGATCGAAAATATGGGATTACTCTGCAGCAGAAACAAGCATTACAACGAAGAGGACAACGAAGAGAATGCTCAG ACTGCAGAAATTGAAAGGCGAATTGAACAAGAAACAAAGGCCGAAAAGCACATTCAGAAACTTCTCCTACTTG GTGCTGGGGAGTCAGGGAAGTCCACAATTTTTAAGCAG ATAAAGCTTTTGTTTCAAACTGGATTTGATGAGTCAGAGCTCAAGAGCTACATTTCAGTCATCCATGCCAATGCATATCAGACCATAAAA GTACTGTATGATGGGTCAAAGGAGCTTGCGCAGAATGACAGAGAAACGTTTGAAATATCCAGTGAAAATAAG GGAATTGGAGAGAAACTATCGACAATTGGCAGCAGATTGGATTATCCACGTCTCACTAAAGAGCTTGCACAGGATATAGAGACTCTTTGGAAAGATGCAGCAATTCAG GAAACATGTGCTCGTGGTAATGAACTCCAAGTTCCTGACTGTGCCCACTATTTCATGGAAAATCTTCAAAGATTAGCTGACCCAGATTACGTTCCAACCAAG GAGGATGTTCTTCATGCGAGAGTTCGTACAACTGGTGTCGTAGAGATCCAGTTCAG CCCTGttggagaaaataaaagaagtgGGGAAGTATATAGACTCTTTGACGTTGGGGGCCAGAGAAATGAGAGAAGGAAATGGATCCATCTATTTGAAGGCGTTACAGCCGTAATATTTTGTGCTGCTCTTAGCGA GTATGATCAAACACTCTTTGAGGATGAAAGCAAGAATCGAATGATGGAGACAAAGGAACTTTTTGAGTGGGTTTTGAAGCAACCGTGTTTTGag AAAACGTCGTTCATGCTGTTTTTAAACAAGTTTGATATATTCGAGAACAAAGTTCTAAAT GCGCCGCTTAACGCCTGCGAGTGGTTCAAAGATTACCAGCCGGTTTCAACAGGAAAGCAAGAGATTGAACATGCATATGA GTATGTGAAGAAGAAATTTGAGGAATTGTACTTCCAGAGCACGGCCCCTGATCGCGTAGACCGGGTGTTTAAGATCTACAAAACCACTGCCCTTGATCAGAAGCTCGTGAAGAAGACTTTCAAGCTTGTGGACGAGACGTTGAGACGGAGAAATCTCTTCGAGGCCGGTTTATTGTGA